A portion of the Hylaeus volcanicus isolate JK05 unplaced genomic scaffold, UHH_iyHylVolc1.0_haploid 12237, whole genome shotgun sequence genome contains these proteins:
- the LOC128884094 gene encoding mitogen-activated protein kinase 1-like isoform X1: MSLFVETKSTSTQTNTSVSKSTTDYGEKLRIPLYLCVLRKTERKARDIFIRVLPADHDVLNFFEFNTLLHNPSLTQQYKHKSCFLENNNVLREYKIQLHQEGTTSSQLIVTTDLKTRETKVVKVIPKKKLKAFAGDEHLWKTLCEKLLLLTPQHPGLMHLTDVIETPKNFYIYSERLEGGELFSFLLNENAIQEELCKYIIRQILEAVDFLHRNNLIHRDIKPENIMLRHPRVSWVEKETCLSSLDCYHVMTPKQLALYYELALIDFDTCQMTDISDQAYRDVSGGRRRLVGTYGYLAPEILSGHAYTRASDLWSVGVILYILMTVTCSFYNIFVYPGDALSLTHINDFSKNFFYYNSHIFVKFSISFHSFNYVLNVLQIIVILFLVAVIQWLYNGVLPTQMELMVNAQNTLEIFQNMKTKKIDFNAESFRQFPLARELCSQLLEFNPKRRISTAQEALRHPWLFPLSPHAITREL; the protein is encoded by the exons ATGAGTTTATTCGTAGAAACAAAAAGTACTTCCACGCAAACAAATACCTCGGTTTCAAAGTCAACAACGGATTATGGTGAAAAACTCCGTATACCATTATATTTGTGTGTACTGAGAAAAACCGAAAGAAAAGCTCgcgatatatttattcgtgtattACCAGCAGATCATGACGTGctaaatttttttgaattcaaTACTTTGCTTCATAATCCGTCATTAACGCAACAATACAAACATAAATCatgttttttagaaaataataatgttttacg agaatataaaattcaattacatcaGGAAGGAACGACTTCATCACAATTGATTGTCACGACAGATTTGAAAACTCGTGAAACGAAAGTCGTCAAAGTAAttccaaaaaagaaattaaaagcgTTTGCTGGCGATGAACA TTTATGGAAAACATTATGTGAGAAACTCCTTCTACTCACGCCACAACATCCAGGTCTCATGCACTTAACGGATGTAATTGAAACGCCTAAGAA tttttatatttatagtgaGCGATTGGAAGGTGgagaattgttttcttttttattaaatgaaaatgccATTCAAGAAGagttatgtaaatatataatacgtCAAATTCTAGAAGCGGTAGATTTTTTACACCGAAATAATCTAATCCACCG TGATATAAAACCTGAAAATATCATGCTACGTCACCCTAGGGTTTCTTGGGTGGAAAAAGAAACCTGTCTCTCGTCGTTAGATTGTTACCATGTTATGACGCCAAAGCAGTTAGCTTTATATTATGAATTGGCTCTTATTGATTTTGATACATGCCAAATGACAGATATTTC AGATCAGGCCTACCGTGATGTAAGCGGTGGACGTCGTCGCCTTGTAGGTACCTATGGATATTTAGCTCCCGAAATTCTTAGCGGCCACGCATACACACGCGCGTCTGATTTATGGTCTGTTGGTGTTATTCTTTACATATTGATGACT GTCACGTGCTctttttataacatatttgTCTATCCGGGCGATGCTCTTTCTTTAACTCACATTAacgatttttctaaaaatttcttttactataACA gtcatatttttgtaaaattttctatatcatttcattcttttaactACGTTTTAAACGTACtccaaataattgtaatactCTTTCTTGTTGCTGTAATACAGTGGTTATATAAC GGTGTTCTACCTACCCAAATGGAGTTGATGGTAAATGCCCAAAATactttagaaatttttcaaaacatgaagacaaaaaaa ATAGATTTTAACGCGGAATCATTTCGTCAATTCCCTTTAGCTCGAGAACTGTGTAGCCAACTTCTAGAATTTAATCCTAAACGGCGCATATCGACAGCTCAAGAAGCTTTAAGACATCCGTGGCTCTTTCCTCTAAGTCCGCATGCAATTACACGGGAGTTATAA
- the LOC128884094 gene encoding calcium-dependent protein kinase 5-like isoform X3, with protein sequence MSLFVETKSTSTQTNTSVSKSTTDYGEKLRIPLYLCVLRKTERKARDIFIRVLPADHDVLNFFEFNTLLHNPSLTQQYKHKSCFLENNNVLREYKIQLHQEGTTSSQLIVTTDLKTRETKVVKVIPKKKLKAFAGDEHLWKTLCEKLLLLTPQHPGLMHLTDVIETPKNFYIYSERLEGGELFSFLLNENAIQEELCKYIIRQILEAVDFLHRNNLIHRDIKPENIMLRHPRVSWVEKETCLSSLDCYHVMTPKQLALYYELALIDFDTCQMTDISDQAYRDVSGGRRRLVGTYGYLAPEILSGHAYTRASDLWSVGVILYILMTVTCSFYNIFVYPGDALSLTHINDFSKNFFYYNSHIFVKFSISFHSFNYVLNVLQIIVILFLVAVIQWLYNGVLPTQMELMVNAQNTLEIFQNMKTKKILTRNHFVNSL encoded by the exons ATGAGTTTATTCGTAGAAACAAAAAGTACTTCCACGCAAACAAATACCTCGGTTTCAAAGTCAACAACGGATTATGGTGAAAAACTCCGTATACCATTATATTTGTGTGTACTGAGAAAAACCGAAAGAAAAGCTCgcgatatatttattcgtgtattACCAGCAGATCATGACGTGctaaatttttttgaattcaaTACTTTGCTTCATAATCCGTCATTAACGCAACAATACAAACATAAATCatgttttttagaaaataataatgttttacg agaatataaaattcaattacatcaGGAAGGAACGACTTCATCACAATTGATTGTCACGACAGATTTGAAAACTCGTGAAACGAAAGTCGTCAAAGTAAttccaaaaaagaaattaaaagcgTTTGCTGGCGATGAACA TTTATGGAAAACATTATGTGAGAAACTCCTTCTACTCACGCCACAACATCCAGGTCTCATGCACTTAACGGATGTAATTGAAACGCCTAAGAA tttttatatttatagtgaGCGATTGGAAGGTGgagaattgttttcttttttattaaatgaaaatgccATTCAAGAAGagttatgtaaatatataatacgtCAAATTCTAGAAGCGGTAGATTTTTTACACCGAAATAATCTAATCCACCG TGATATAAAACCTGAAAATATCATGCTACGTCACCCTAGGGTTTCTTGGGTGGAAAAAGAAACCTGTCTCTCGTCGTTAGATTGTTACCATGTTATGACGCCAAAGCAGTTAGCTTTATATTATGAATTGGCTCTTATTGATTTTGATACATGCCAAATGACAGATATTTC AGATCAGGCCTACCGTGATGTAAGCGGTGGACGTCGTCGCCTTGTAGGTACCTATGGATATTTAGCTCCCGAAATTCTTAGCGGCCACGCATACACACGCGCGTCTGATTTATGGTCTGTTGGTGTTATTCTTTACATATTGATGACT GTCACGTGCTctttttataacatatttgTCTATCCGGGCGATGCTCTTTCTTTAACTCACATTAacgatttttctaaaaatttcttttactataACA gtcatatttttgtaaaattttctatatcatttcattcttttaactACGTTTTAAACGTACtccaaataattgtaatactCTTTCTTGTTGCTGTAATACAGTGGTTATATAAC GGTGTTCTACCTACCCAAATGGAGTTGATGGTAAATGCCCAAAATactttagaaatttttcaaaacatgaagacaaaaaaa ATTTTAACGCGGAATCATTTCGTCAATTCCCTTTAG
- the LOC128884094 gene encoding calcium/calmodulin-dependent protein kinase type 1-like isoform X6 translates to MSLFVETKSTSTQTNTSVSKSTTDYGEKLRIPLYLCVLRKTERKARDIFIRVLPADHDVLNFFEFNTLLHNPSLTQQYKHKSCFLENNNVLREYKIQLHQEGTTSSQLIVTTDLKTRETKVVKVIPKKKLKAFAGDEHLWKTLCEKLLLLTPQHPGLMHLTDVIETPKNFYIYSERLEGGELFSFLLNENAIQEELCKYIIRQILEAVDFLHRNNLIHRDIKPENIMLRHPRVSWVEKETCLSSLDCYHVMTPKQLALYYELALIDFDTCQMTDISDQAYRDVSGGRRRLVGTYGYLAPEILSGHAYTRASDLWSVGVILYILMTGVLPTQMELMVNAQNTLEIFQNMKTKKILTRNHFVNSL, encoded by the exons ATGAGTTTATTCGTAGAAACAAAAAGTACTTCCACGCAAACAAATACCTCGGTTTCAAAGTCAACAACGGATTATGGTGAAAAACTCCGTATACCATTATATTTGTGTGTACTGAGAAAAACCGAAAGAAAAGCTCgcgatatatttattcgtgtattACCAGCAGATCATGACGTGctaaatttttttgaattcaaTACTTTGCTTCATAATCCGTCATTAACGCAACAATACAAACATAAATCatgttttttagaaaataataatgttttacg agaatataaaattcaattacatcaGGAAGGAACGACTTCATCACAATTGATTGTCACGACAGATTTGAAAACTCGTGAAACGAAAGTCGTCAAAGTAAttccaaaaaagaaattaaaagcgTTTGCTGGCGATGAACA TTTATGGAAAACATTATGTGAGAAACTCCTTCTACTCACGCCACAACATCCAGGTCTCATGCACTTAACGGATGTAATTGAAACGCCTAAGAA tttttatatttatagtgaGCGATTGGAAGGTGgagaattgttttcttttttattaaatgaaaatgccATTCAAGAAGagttatgtaaatatataatacgtCAAATTCTAGAAGCGGTAGATTTTTTACACCGAAATAATCTAATCCACCG TGATATAAAACCTGAAAATATCATGCTACGTCACCCTAGGGTTTCTTGGGTGGAAAAAGAAACCTGTCTCTCGTCGTTAGATTGTTACCATGTTATGACGCCAAAGCAGTTAGCTTTATATTATGAATTGGCTCTTATTGATTTTGATACATGCCAAATGACAGATATTTC AGATCAGGCCTACCGTGATGTAAGCGGTGGACGTCGTCGCCTTGTAGGTACCTATGGATATTTAGCTCCCGAAATTCTTAGCGGCCACGCATACACACGCGCGTCTGATTTATGGTCTGTTGGTGTTATTCTTTACATATTGATGACT GGTGTTCTACCTACCCAAATGGAGTTGATGGTAAATGCCCAAAATactttagaaatttttcaaaacatgaagacaaaaaaa ATTTTAACGCGGAATCATTTCGTCAATTCCCTTTAG
- the LOC128884094 gene encoding calcium-dependent protein kinase 5-like isoform X4, which produces MSLFVETKSTSTQTNTSVSKSTTDYGEKLRIPLYLCVLRKTERKARDIFIRVLPADHDVLNFFEFNTLLHNPSLTQQYKHKSCFLENNNVLREYKIQLHQEGTTSSQLIVTTDLKTRETKVVKVIPKKKLKAFAGDEHLWKTLCEKLLLLTPQHPGLMHLTDVIETPKNFYIYSERLEGGELFSFLLNENAIQEELCKYIIRQILEAVDFLHRNNLIHRDIKPENIMLRHPRVSWVEKETCLSSLDCYHVMTPKQLALYYELALIDFDTCQMTDISDQAYRDVSGGRRRLVGTYGYLAPEILSGHAYTRASDLWSVGVILYILMTVTCSFYNIFVYPGDALSLTHINDFSKNFFYYNSHIFVKFSISFHSFNYVLNVLQIIGVLPTQMELMVNAQNTLEIFQNMKTKKILTRNHFVNSL; this is translated from the exons ATGAGTTTATTCGTAGAAACAAAAAGTACTTCCACGCAAACAAATACCTCGGTTTCAAAGTCAACAACGGATTATGGTGAAAAACTCCGTATACCATTATATTTGTGTGTACTGAGAAAAACCGAAAGAAAAGCTCgcgatatatttattcgtgtattACCAGCAGATCATGACGTGctaaatttttttgaattcaaTACTTTGCTTCATAATCCGTCATTAACGCAACAATACAAACATAAATCatgttttttagaaaataataatgttttacg agaatataaaattcaattacatcaGGAAGGAACGACTTCATCACAATTGATTGTCACGACAGATTTGAAAACTCGTGAAACGAAAGTCGTCAAAGTAAttccaaaaaagaaattaaaagcgTTTGCTGGCGATGAACA TTTATGGAAAACATTATGTGAGAAACTCCTTCTACTCACGCCACAACATCCAGGTCTCATGCACTTAACGGATGTAATTGAAACGCCTAAGAA tttttatatttatagtgaGCGATTGGAAGGTGgagaattgttttcttttttattaaatgaaaatgccATTCAAGAAGagttatgtaaatatataatacgtCAAATTCTAGAAGCGGTAGATTTTTTACACCGAAATAATCTAATCCACCG TGATATAAAACCTGAAAATATCATGCTACGTCACCCTAGGGTTTCTTGGGTGGAAAAAGAAACCTGTCTCTCGTCGTTAGATTGTTACCATGTTATGACGCCAAAGCAGTTAGCTTTATATTATGAATTGGCTCTTATTGATTTTGATACATGCCAAATGACAGATATTTC AGATCAGGCCTACCGTGATGTAAGCGGTGGACGTCGTCGCCTTGTAGGTACCTATGGATATTTAGCTCCCGAAATTCTTAGCGGCCACGCATACACACGCGCGTCTGATTTATGGTCTGTTGGTGTTATTCTTTACATATTGATGACT GTCACGTGCTctttttataacatatttgTCTATCCGGGCGATGCTCTTTCTTTAACTCACATTAacgatttttctaaaaatttcttttactataACA gtcatatttttgtaaaattttctatatcatttcattcttttaactACGTTTTAAACGTACtccaaataatt GGTGTTCTACCTACCCAAATGGAGTTGATGGTAAATGCCCAAAATactttagaaatttttcaaaacatgaagacaaaaaaa ATTTTAACGCGGAATCATTTCGTCAATTCCCTTTAG
- the LOC128884094 gene encoding calcium/calmodulin-dependent protein kinase type 1-like isoform X5, whose protein sequence is MSLFVETKSTSTQTNTSVSKSTTDYGEKLRIPLYLCVLRKTERKARDIFIRVLPADHDVLNFFEFNTLLHNPSLTQQYKHKSCFLENNNVLREYKIQLHQEGTTSSQLIVTTDLKTRETKVVKVIPKKKLKAFAGDEHLWKTLCEKLLLLTPQHPGLMHLTDVIETPKNFYIYSERLEGGELFSFLLNENAIQEELCKYIIRQILEAVDFLHRNNLIHRDIKPENIMLRHPRVSWVEKETCLSSLDCYHVMTPKQLALYYELALIDFDTCQMTDISDQAYRDVSGGRRRLVGTYGYLAPEILSGHAYTRASDLWSVGVILYILMTGVLPTQMELMVNAQNTLEIFQNMKTKKIDFNAESFRQFPLARELCSQLLEFNPKRRISTAQEALRHPWLFPLSPHAITREL, encoded by the exons ATGAGTTTATTCGTAGAAACAAAAAGTACTTCCACGCAAACAAATACCTCGGTTTCAAAGTCAACAACGGATTATGGTGAAAAACTCCGTATACCATTATATTTGTGTGTACTGAGAAAAACCGAAAGAAAAGCTCgcgatatatttattcgtgtattACCAGCAGATCATGACGTGctaaatttttttgaattcaaTACTTTGCTTCATAATCCGTCATTAACGCAACAATACAAACATAAATCatgttttttagaaaataataatgttttacg agaatataaaattcaattacatcaGGAAGGAACGACTTCATCACAATTGATTGTCACGACAGATTTGAAAACTCGTGAAACGAAAGTCGTCAAAGTAAttccaaaaaagaaattaaaagcgTTTGCTGGCGATGAACA TTTATGGAAAACATTATGTGAGAAACTCCTTCTACTCACGCCACAACATCCAGGTCTCATGCACTTAACGGATGTAATTGAAACGCCTAAGAA tttttatatttatagtgaGCGATTGGAAGGTGgagaattgttttcttttttattaaatgaaaatgccATTCAAGAAGagttatgtaaatatataatacgtCAAATTCTAGAAGCGGTAGATTTTTTACACCGAAATAATCTAATCCACCG TGATATAAAACCTGAAAATATCATGCTACGTCACCCTAGGGTTTCTTGGGTGGAAAAAGAAACCTGTCTCTCGTCGTTAGATTGTTACCATGTTATGACGCCAAAGCAGTTAGCTTTATATTATGAATTGGCTCTTATTGATTTTGATACATGCCAAATGACAGATATTTC AGATCAGGCCTACCGTGATGTAAGCGGTGGACGTCGTCGCCTTGTAGGTACCTATGGATATTTAGCTCCCGAAATTCTTAGCGGCCACGCATACACACGCGCGTCTGATTTATGGTCTGTTGGTGTTATTCTTTACATATTGATGACT GGTGTTCTACCTACCCAAATGGAGTTGATGGTAAATGCCCAAAATactttagaaatttttcaaaacatgaagacaaaaaaa ATAGATTTTAACGCGGAATCATTTCGTCAATTCCCTTTAGCTCGAGAACTGTGTAGCCAACTTCTAGAATTTAATCCTAAACGGCGCATATCGACAGCTCAAGAAGCTTTAAGACATCCGTGGCTCTTTCCTCTAAGTCCGCATGCAATTACACGGGAGTTATAA
- the LOC128884094 gene encoding mitogen-activated protein kinase 1-like isoform X2, producing the protein MSLFVETKSTSTQTNTSVSKSTTDYGEKLRIPLYLCVLRKTERKARDIFIRVLPADHDVLNFFEFNTLLHNPSLTQQYKHKSCFLENNNVLREYKIQLHQEGTTSSQLIVTTDLKTRETKVVKVIPKKKLKAFAGDEHLWKTLCEKLLLLTPQHPGLMHLTDVIETPKNFYIYSERLEGGELFSFLLNENAIQEELCKYIIRQILEAVDFLHRNNLIHRDIKPENIMLRHPRVSWVEKETCLSSLDCYHVMTPKQLALYYELALIDFDTCQMTDISDQAYRDVSGGRRRLVGTYGYLAPEILSGHAYTRASDLWSVGVILYILMTVTCSFYNIFVYPGDALSLTHINDFSKNFFYYNSHIFVKFSISFHSFNYVLNVLQIIGVLPTQMELMVNAQNTLEIFQNMKTKKIDFNAESFRQFPLARELCSQLLEFNPKRRISTAQEALRHPWLFPLSPHAITREL; encoded by the exons ATGAGTTTATTCGTAGAAACAAAAAGTACTTCCACGCAAACAAATACCTCGGTTTCAAAGTCAACAACGGATTATGGTGAAAAACTCCGTATACCATTATATTTGTGTGTACTGAGAAAAACCGAAAGAAAAGCTCgcgatatatttattcgtgtattACCAGCAGATCATGACGTGctaaatttttttgaattcaaTACTTTGCTTCATAATCCGTCATTAACGCAACAATACAAACATAAATCatgttttttagaaaataataatgttttacg agaatataaaattcaattacatcaGGAAGGAACGACTTCATCACAATTGATTGTCACGACAGATTTGAAAACTCGTGAAACGAAAGTCGTCAAAGTAAttccaaaaaagaaattaaaagcgTTTGCTGGCGATGAACA TTTATGGAAAACATTATGTGAGAAACTCCTTCTACTCACGCCACAACATCCAGGTCTCATGCACTTAACGGATGTAATTGAAACGCCTAAGAA tttttatatttatagtgaGCGATTGGAAGGTGgagaattgttttcttttttattaaatgaaaatgccATTCAAGAAGagttatgtaaatatataatacgtCAAATTCTAGAAGCGGTAGATTTTTTACACCGAAATAATCTAATCCACCG TGATATAAAACCTGAAAATATCATGCTACGTCACCCTAGGGTTTCTTGGGTGGAAAAAGAAACCTGTCTCTCGTCGTTAGATTGTTACCATGTTATGACGCCAAAGCAGTTAGCTTTATATTATGAATTGGCTCTTATTGATTTTGATACATGCCAAATGACAGATATTTC AGATCAGGCCTACCGTGATGTAAGCGGTGGACGTCGTCGCCTTGTAGGTACCTATGGATATTTAGCTCCCGAAATTCTTAGCGGCCACGCATACACACGCGCGTCTGATTTATGGTCTGTTGGTGTTATTCTTTACATATTGATGACT GTCACGTGCTctttttataacatatttgTCTATCCGGGCGATGCTCTTTCTTTAACTCACATTAacgatttttctaaaaatttcttttactataACA gtcatatttttgtaaaattttctatatcatttcattcttttaactACGTTTTAAACGTACtccaaataatt GGTGTTCTACCTACCCAAATGGAGTTGATGGTAAATGCCCAAAATactttagaaatttttcaaaacatgaagacaaaaaaa ATAGATTTTAACGCGGAATCATTTCGTCAATTCCCTTTAGCTCGAGAACTGTGTAGCCAACTTCTAGAATTTAATCCTAAACGGCGCATATCGACAGCTCAAGAAGCTTTAAGACATCCGTGGCTCTTTCCTCTAAGTCCGCATGCAATTACACGGGAGTTATAA
- the LOC128884354 gene encoding uncharacterized protein LOC128884354 encodes MVKFFKKTFCVVSVVANLSFLPLSLGSDILHSYKATDQLAFDFKNLKSVNKTDVFLRRVKKLDNSFAGEKYSDIKDPDYAKASKIFTRSATPTADIDSQGIKNKLFVDKTKLSAIEKLCNSNGDCQKNEIKSTRMLNVKKFPLKDEKVSDDEVDCSMDKIHLDEKENVSFSGAGQEIIDDSDKRLYPTEFIEEKPEINSSKTDSKSFSRMKRWLQSNNTNSNSTSNSNSTNSNSTSNSNNTNSNNTSNANNTDSNNTSNSNSTNSNNTSNANNTNSNNTSDANNTNNSTGPGTSNNQNNSNNQNNSNNSNNQNNSNNSNNQNNSNNQNNQNNSNNQNNQNNSNNQNNQNNSNNQNNSNNQNNQNTNTGSNNDGGMRPSPVFSLPQKILRLNPLTLFTAWIPSQRDIQQWEQALTTLEEEKTIAKSRFFKNFSLSQLSLLNEIIPAGPLLSRIGVDGPISPRVVSFLRAVSPGHLGVLNRLLPPDLLYALAEVKRDVKGPKNELLGRIASTKLKLLGIEEVNNTTGSFMDRILLEEFSIQELQRTMNLPDIVAKKVYNLLNDFFEGVITVPEIFGKILADDTLRNDVGPRITRLDIPSITQEETLIRFETLKLFLETYYNENGQES; translated from the exons tcagtAAATAAAACTGACGTATTTTTACGTCGCGTTAAAAAACTCGACAATTCTTTTGCcggagaaaaatattctgaCATCAAGG atCCAGATTATGCAAAAGCGTCAAAGATTTTCACTAGATCCGCGACTCCTACAGCAGATATTGACAGCCAAG GCatcaaaaataaacttttcgtAGACAAAACAAAACTGTCGGCCATcgaaaaattatgtaattcgAATGGCGACTGtcaaaaaaacgaaattaaatctactCGAATGTTGAATGTGAAAAAGTTTCCattaaaagatgaaaaagtGTCAGATGATGAAGTGGATTGTTCAATGGATAAAATACATCTTGATGAGAAGGAAAATGTAAGCTTCAGTGGAGCCGGTCAAGAAATTATTGATGACAGTGATAAGAGGCTTTACCCAACTG aatttattgaagaaaaacCAGAGATCAACTCATCAAAAACAGATTCAAAATCATTCAGCCGTATGAAACGTTGGTTGCAATCCAACAATACGAACTCCAATAGTACAAGTAACTCAAACAGTACGAACTCCAATAGTACAAGTAACTCAAACAATACGAACTCCAATAATACAAGTAACGCAAACAATACAGACTCCAATAATACAAGTAACTCAAACAGTACGAACTCCAATAATACAAGTAACGCAAACAATACAAACTCCAATAATACAAGTGACGCAAACAATACAAACAACTCAACCGGTCCGGGTACATCAAACAATCAGAACAATTCGAATAATCAGaataattcaaacaattcgaataatcagaataattcaaacaattcGAATAATCAGAATAATTCAAACAATCAGAACAATCAGAATAATTCAAACAATCAGAACAATCAGAATAATTCAAACAATCAGAACAATCAGAATAATTCAAACAATCAGAATAATTCAAACAATCAGAACAATCAGAATACTAACACCGGTTCAAATAATGATGGCGGCATGAGACCAAGCCCTGTGTTTTCATTACCTCAGAAAATTTTACGCCTTAATCctttaacattatttacagCATGGATACCAAGTCAAAGAGATATACAACAATGGGAACAAGCTCTGACAACATTAGAGGAAGAGAAAACAATCGCGAAAtctcgattttttaaaaatttttctttaagcCAATTGTCTCTTTTGAACGAAATTATTCCCGCTGGACCTCTTTTATCTCGAATTGGCGTTGATGGTCCTATCAGTCCTCGTGTCGTGTCTTTTCTTAGAGCCGTATCTCCAGGTCATCTAGGTGTACTAAATAGATTGTTGCCTCCCGATTTATTATATGCTTTGGCTGAGGTAAAACGAGACGTTAAAGGGCCTAAAAACGAATTGTTAGGTCGTATTGCATCAaccaaactaaaattattaggAATTGAAGAAGTCAATAACACAACAGGATCTTTTATGGATAGAATATTGTTAGAAGAATTCTCAATTCAAGAGTTACAGCGTACTATGAATCTGCCAGATATTGTTGCGAAAAAGGTTTACAATTTGTTGAACGATTTTTTCGAGGGAGTAATTACAGTTCCAGAAATTTTCGGAAAGATTCTTGCAGATGACACCTTAAGAAATGATGTTGGGCCTCGTATTACTCGACTGGATATTCCGTCTATAACTCAAGAAGAAACCCTTATTCGTTTTGAGAcgctaaaattatttttagagacttattataatgaaaacgGTCAAGAAAGTTAA